One window of Trifolium pratense cultivar HEN17-A07 linkage group LG5, ARS_RC_1.1, whole genome shotgun sequence genomic DNA carries:
- the LOC123886998 gene encoding calmodulin-binding transcription activator 5-like: MMAQNLMGQLVGSEIHGFHTLRDLDVGETLEEAKSRWLRPNEIQAILSNHKYFTIHVKPLHLPKSGTVVLFDRKMLRNFRKDGHNWKKKNDGKTVKEAHEHLKVGNEERIHVYYAHGQDNPSFVRRCYWLLDKSLEHIVLVHYRETQESQGSPVTPVNSNSSSTADPTTPWILSEDLDSGTNSAYTNGLNGNSTVESHEQKLHELNTLDWDDLVASNANTPTIHNGGNEPAFYQLNQSLLNGSFGNVPSFSNPTPPESGISHVSYSFPESVNLQNNHPLTFGGVDSVEDTLVNEGLQNQNSFGTWMNNAITDTTCSVEASALESSIPSSVHDPFSSLLMDNNQQSSLPDQVFHLTEVAPAWASSTEKTKVLVTGYFHNDYRHLAKANLVGICGETSVPVEIVQVGVYRCWVSPQSPGFVNLFLSFDGHKPISQVVNFEFRTPILHDPAASMEETYNWIEFRLQTRLSNLLFTTPKTIDVFSSKVSPTALKETKKFASKTLFISKSLKHFMKSSDANAIPYPHAKNTLFEIALKNKLREWLLERIVLGSKVTEYDAQGQGVLHLCTLLGYTWAIALFSWAGLSLDFRDKFGWTALHWAAYNGMEKMVATLLSSGAKPNLVTDPTPQNPGGCTAADLAYMRGYDGLAAYLSEKGLVEQFNDMSLAGNISGSLDTSTNDPVNPENLTEDQMHLKDTLAAYRTTAEAAARIQAAFREHSLKLRYQSVQFLSPEEEARQIVAAMKIQHAFRNFETRKAMAAAARIQYKFRSWKLRREFLNMRRQAIKIQAAFRGFQMRRDYRKILWSVGILEKVILRWRLKRKGFRGLEVNPDEDMKDEKQESDVEEDFFKTGRKQAEERVERSVVRVQAMFRSKKAQQEYSRMKMAHSQAKLELELEELINSDVDMSTPKTS, from the exons ATGATGGCACAAAACTTAATGGGACAACTTGTTGGTTCTGAGATACATGGGTTTCATACTTTGAGAG ACTTGGATGTTGGTGAAACCTTGGAGGAAGCAAAAAGCAGATGGCTTCGTCCGAACGAGATTCAAGCCATACTCAGCAATCACAAATATTTTACTATCCATGTCAAGCCATTGCATTTGCCGAAAA GTGGTACTGTTGTACTATTTGACCGCAAGATGCTTAGGAACTTTCGAAAAGATGGCCACAactggaaaaagaaaaatgatggGAAAACTGTTAAAGAAGCTCATGAGCATTTAAAA GTTGGTAATGAAGAGAGGATCCACGTATATTATGCACACGGCCAAGATAACCCAAGCTTTGTTCGAAGATGTTATTGGTTGCTTGATAA GAGTTTGGAGCACATAGTCCTTGTTCATTATCGTGAAACACAAGAG TCTCAAGGTTCTCCTGTTACACCGGTGAATTCAAATTCGAGTTCTACTGCTGATCCAACTACACCGTGGATTCTATCAGAAGACTTAGATTCTGGAACCAACAGTGCTTATACTAATG GGCTCAATGGGAATTCAACCGTCGAAAGTCATGAACAGAAGCTTCACGAGCTTAATACACTTGATTGGGATGATTTGGTGGCTTCTAATGCTAATACTCCCACTATACATAATGGAG GCAATGAACCGGCTTTCTATCAACTAAATCAAAGCTTACTAAATGGAAGCTTTGGCAAT GTTCCTTCGTTTAGCAATCCAACTCCGCCTGAGTCTGGGATTAGTCATGTTTCTTACAGTTTTCCAGAAAGTGTTAACCTTCAGAATAATCATCCTCTGACTTTTGGCGGTGTTGATTCCGTGGAGGACACTTTAGTCAATGAAGGTTTGCAAAATCAGAACAGCTTTGGAACGTGGATGAACAATGCCATAACTGATACAACATGTTCCGTAGAGGCGTCGGCTCTTGAATCATCAATTCCTTCATCTGTTCATGATCCATTTTCATCCCTGCTGATGGATAATAATCAGCAATCTTCTCTACCAGATCAAGTATTTCATCTTACTGAGGTGGCTCCTGCATGGGCTTCTTCCACTGAGAAAACAAAG GTCCTGGTAACTGGATATTTTCACAATGATTATCGACATCTTGCAAAGGCCAATCTAGTGGGCATCTGCGGCGAAACAAGTGTTCCTGTAGAAATTGTTCAGGTTGGAGTTTACCGTTGCTGGGTATCACCGCAATCTCCTGGATTTGTAAATCTTTTTTTGAGCTTTGATGGTCATAAACCTATCAGTCAAGTTGTTAATTTTGAGTTTCGAACTCCTATTTTGCACGATCCTGCTGCTTCAATGGAAGAGACATACAACTGGATTGAGTTTCGACTTCAGACGAGGCTTTCTAATTTGCTTTTTACAACACCAAAGACCATTGATGTTTTCTCTAGTAAAGTTTCACCTACTGCACTGAAAGAGACTAAAAAGTTTGCCTccaaaacattatttatttccaaaagTTTGAAACACTTTATGAAGTCGTCTGACGCAAATGCAATTCCATATCCACATGCAAAAAATACCTTGTTTGAAATTGCGTTGAAAAACAAACTAAGAGAATGGCTTTTGGAACGAATTGTCTTAGGATCCAAGGTTACTGAGTATGATGCACAAGGCCAAGGTGTACTTCATTTGTGTACACTTTTGGGATATACTTGGGCTATTGCTTTGTTTTCATGGGCAGGCCTGTCGCTTGATTTCCGTGACAAATTTGGATGGACAGCTCTTCATTGGGCAGCATATAATGGAAT GGAGAAAATGGTTGCAACTCTGCTGTCTAGTGGGGCAAAGCCCAATTTGGTCACAGATCCAACTCCACAAAATCCTGGTGGCTGTACTGCTGCTGATCTTGCTTATATGAGGGGCTATGATGGTTTAGCGGCTTATCTTTCTGAAAAGGGTCTGGTTGAGCAGTTCAATGACATGAGCTTAGCTGGAAATATCAGTGGTTCACTCGATACCTCGACAAATGATCCAGTAAATCCTGAGAACCTTACCGAGGACCAGATGCACCTAAAGGATACATTGGCAGCTTACCGAACAACAGCTGAGGCAGCAGCACGCATACAAGCTGCGTTTAGAGAGCACTCGCTGAAATTGCGATATCAGTCGGTTCAATTTCTTAGCCCAGAGGAGGAAGCGCGCCAAATAGTAGCAGCAATGAAGATTCAACATGCCTTTCGCAACTTTGAGACAAGAAAAGCGATGGCAGCCGCTGCTCGGATCCAGTATAAATTCCGTTCATGGAAGCTGCGTAGAGAGTTTCTCAACATGCGACGTCAGGCTATTAAAATTCAA GCTGCATTTAGGGGATTTCAAATGCGTAGGGATTACCGTAAGATTCTATGGTCGGTTGGAATTCTTGAGAAAGTAATCCTGCGTTGGCGTTTAAAGAGAAAAGGTTTCCGCGGGCTTGAGGTGAATCCCGATGAAGACATGAAAGATGAGAAGCAGGAAAGCGATGTAGAGGAGGATTTCTTTAAGACCGGTAGGAAACAAGCAGAGGAACGTGTTGAGAGATCCGTGGTACGCGTACAAGCCATGTTCCGTTCTAAGAAAGCGCAACAAGAGTATAGCAGGATGAAGATGGCACATAGTCAAGCAAAG TTGGAACTTGAATTAGAAGAACTCATCAATTCTGATGTGGACATGTCAACACCAAAGACATCATAG
- the LOC123886858 gene encoding uncharacterized protein LOC123886858, protein MTQSISVLLSLLMNSTQLLRKPPATQPSISKPFWTPPKLGHIKVNVDAGCFADGRTGWGMVARNSAGLVIHSATKVELLTVSPLLAECLGLRWVIPWAAEQNFSNVVFETDAEMVVNCIQGTLKM, encoded by the coding sequence ATGACTCAAAGCATAAGTGTGCTACTGAGTTTACTGATGAATTCAACTCAGCTTCTAAGAAAGCCACCTGCCACTCAACCATCAATTTCGAAGCCTTTCTGGACCCCTCCAAAGCTCGGGCATATCAAAGTAAATGTGGATGCGGGCTGTTTTGCGGATGGCCGAACCGGGTGGGGAATGGTGGCTAGAAACTCAGCTGGCCTAGTGATCCATTCTGCCACTAAAGTTGAGTTGTTGACAGTTTCCCCCCTCTTAGCTGAATGTTTGGGTCTGAGATGGGTTATTCCTTGGGCAGCTGAGCAAAATTTCAGCAATGTTGTGTTTGAAACAGATGCAGAGATGGTGGTGAATTGTATTCAGGGAACTTTGAAGATGTAG
- the LOC123886859 gene encoding proteoglycan 4-like: MSQSSGSAQIKNKIADTVKTRSKSKKEEATIVVDATPISSIPATSSKKKKSAKSTKKVSESSPSISIKSDTVKSKKKKPQSPVKRGLSMSELYLSKNSSETANVESHGAASGKNANVNQETPSAQENPSSDETLGKTKIVAENVIVTNNPIGSENMAVPTNVITNVAEKPQKKADVTDAPTGVEPPPVSIDAARDVEASKEGSSPHANTATESFGSGSNTEASTEEEPENEAGEDSEKTTNEEQNIVDVDEVSSEEDLQPPPTQKGIGRRLRSRTTTPAPAVTTTLVVSKKTKDTTLKPVKYGPKKGWSKSVPPPEKKKGVLKRKSAPSSDSDFDAEKDDSSIKPPAKKSIRLALERELGKDILECEEIVSLINDAGLIKTVWGLGSCYEKLVREFVVNIPIGCDNPLDKEFQKVFVRGKCVTFSPSVINKVLGNSDDPHPDIEVSDNVVCKTITAEKVKT, encoded by the exons ATGTCTCAATCTTCCGGTTCTGCtcagatcaaaaacaaaatcgCTGATACTGTGAAAACAAGATCCAAATCGAAGAAGGAAGAAGCAACTATTGTGGTCGATGCGACACCCATATCAAGCATCCCTGCAACTagttctaagaagaagaaatctgcaAAATCCACTAAGAAAGTAAGTGAATCGTCTCCTTCAATTTCAATTAAGTCTGATACTGTTAAatctaagaagaagaaaccccAATCTCCCGTAAAAAGGGGTTTGAGCATGTCTGAACTGTACTTGAGTAAGAACTCTTCTGAAACTGCGAATGTGGAATCGCATGGTGCTGCCTCCGGAAAAAATGCGAAT GTCAATCAAGAAACCCCTTCTGCACAGGAAAACCCTAGTTCTGATGAAACCCTAGGAAAAACCAAAATTGTTGCTGAGAATGTTATTGTGACCAATAATCCGATTGGTTCTGAGAATATGGCAGTTCCCACGAATGTCATAACTAATGTTGCTGAAAAACCCCAGAAGAAAGCTGATGTAACCGATGCTCCAACCGGTGTTGAGCCACCTCCAGTATCGATTGATGCTGCAAGGGATGTTGAAGCATCCAAAGAAGGTTCTAGTCCACATGCTAACACTGCCACTGAGTCGTTTGGCAGTGGATCTAATACTGAAGCTTCCACTGAAGAGGAA CCAGAAAATGAAGCTGGTGAGGATTCTGAGAAAACCACCAATGAAGAACAGAACATAGTGGATGTGGATGAAGTATCCTCTGAAGAAGATCTGCAACCACCACCTACTCAGAAAGGAATTGGGAGAAGACTGAGAAGCAGGACCACTACACCTGCACCTGCTGTTACCACTACCCTTGTTGTCAGCAAGAAAACAAAGGACACTACTCTGAAGCCTGTCAAGTATGGTCCTAAGAAAGGATGGAGCAAGTCTGTACCTCCTCCTGAGAAGAAAAAGGGTGTGCTGAAAAGGAAGAGTGCACCATCAAGTGACTCTGATTTTGATGCTGAAAAGGATGACTCAAGCATCAAGCCTCCTGCTAAGAAGTCAAT aagattggctctGGAGAGGGAACTAGGCAAAGATATTCTAGAGTGTGAAGAGATTGTGAGCTTGATCAATGATGCTGGATTGATCAAAACTGTGTGGGGCTTAGGCTCTTGCTATGAGAAGCTGGTTAGGGAGTTCGTTGTCAACATTCCTATAGGTTGTGACAATCCCTTGGACAAAGAATTTCAGAAGGTATTTGTTCGAGGAAAATGTGTGACATTCTCTCCAAGTGTGATCAACAAGGTGCTGGGTAACTCAGATGACCCTCATCCTGACATAGAAGTATCTGACAATGTGGTCTGCAAAACCATCACAGCTGAGAAAGTGAAAACCTGA